The genomic DNA TGACTCAACTTACTCTACCAATGGAAACTTCAGTTCTTATCCCCACAAATGATATTTCACGACATGTAAATGATATTGTTGAAACAATTCCTGACAATGAATTCGACGAATTCAGACATCACCGTGGTGCAACTTCGTACCATCCTAAAATGATGTTAAAAGTGATTCTATATGCCTACACACAATCTGTATTCTCAGGTCGTAAAATAGAAAAAATGCTTAATGATAGCATCCGAATGATGTGGCTATCACAAAATCAAAAACCTTCTTATAAAACAATTAATCGATTTAGAGTAAATCCAAAAGTAGATGCTTTATTAGAATCTTTATTTATTCAATTTTACAGTCAGTGTATAAAACAAAATCTTATAGATGATAAAGCTATTTTTATTGATGGTACAAAAATTGAAGCAAATTCCAATCGATATACATTTGTATGGAAAAAGAGTATTCAAAACCATGAATCAAAGATGAATGAGGATTCTAAAGCCCTCTACCATGAATTGGTAACCAATAAAATCATACCGGAAATCAAAGAAGATCATGATAATGAATTAACAAAAGAAGAAATAGATTTGATTGGTAGTCATTTAGATAAAGAAATCGAAGATTTAAACCAACATATCAACAATGAAAAATGTACTAAAACAAGAAAACAAATACGTCTCAAAAGAACTAAAATCAAAAAATACAAAAAGCAAATCAATGATTATTCTGAGCGAAAGTATCGATACGAATTTCAAAAATCTATTTTAAAGGATAGAAATAGTTATTCTAAGACAGATCATGATGCGACATTTATGAGAATGAAAGAAGATCACATGAAAAATGGACAACTTAAGCCAGGGTATAATTTACAAATAGCGACAAATTCCCAATTTGTTTTATCTTATAATGTGTATCAAAATCCAACGGATACTAGAACGATGATTCCATTTTTAAATTCAATTCAAGAGACCTACGGTCATTTACCTGAATATATTGTAGCTGATGCAGGTTATGGTAGTGAATCAAATTATATGGCAATTATAGATGACTTTAATCGAACGCCACTCATAACATATGGAATGTTTATAAAAGATAAAACTAAAAAATATAAAAGTGACATCTTTAATACTCAAAATTGGGACTATGACGAAATTAATGACGAATTCATTTGTCCGAATAATAAACGGCTAGGTTTTAAAAGATATGCCTATCGTCATGATAAGTATGGTTACAAGCGAGACTTCAAATTATATGAATGTGACGATTGTTCAGAATGTCCTCTGAAAAATCAATGTATGAACTTCAATTCAAAAACAAACAAAAAAATAATGAAGAATTATAACTGGGAATATTTTAAATCCCAAATTAACAAAAAGCTTTCAGAACCAAAAACAAAAAATATCTACAGTCAAAGAAAAATTGATGTGGAACCTGTTTTTGGATTTATGAAGGCTATTTTGGGTTTCACTCGGATGTCTGTCCGAGGACTCAATAAAGTCAAAAGAGAACTTGGTTTTGTATTAATGGCACTTAATATAAGAAAAGTAGTAGCTCAACGAGCTGAAAATAATCAAAAAATTTATAAAAAAGACAATTTCTATATTATTTCAATAGAAATTGTCTTTTATTCACTTATCCAAGAACTTTATGTCCCGGACTCTTATTCTAGTACTTATCTGTAAAATGAAGTCACAATATTCAACAGGAGTATTATCGCCTCTTTTCTTTGTATATTAACTTAAAAAGTGTCATGATAAGTATTTAAATACTCGATTACTAAAATTGTCATTAATCAAATAGCATTTCGGGTAAATAAATGTTAAATCAGATTAAATAATGAAAGTAGGCATTAGTATGGGTCAAAAATTTAATCATGGTGTTCTTTTTTACCATGAACATAGTGGGCTTAAAGATATATACGAAGGTTTGGGAGAAGTAACTAAATCACTTACTACTATGTGTAAACACCTATCAATTCAATTGAGTGAAAATGAAGGCGACATTATAAAATATTGTGAAAAAATCAAAAAGCAAGAATATAGTAGTGATGTTGATATCGTCTTTATTCTGGGTGGCGATGGTACAGTTAATGAATTAGTAAATGGTGTTATGGCAAATAGCTTAAATATACCAATTGGAATTATTCCTGGAGGTACCTTTAATGATTTCACTAAAACATTAAACTTAAATCCTAACTTTGGTAAAGCGAGTGAACAACTTAAATCTTCTCATCTCGAATCATATGATGTTATGAAAGTGAATGACACTTATGTCCTTAACTTCGTTGGTTTGGGGCTTATAGTTCAAAATGCAGAAAATGTACAAGAAGGTCGTAAAGATATCTTCGGTAAATTAAGCTATGTCGGTTCCACTGTTAAAACGTTAATGAATCCTGAAGATTTTGATTTTACGTTAACTGTTGATGATAAAGAACTTAATGGCAATACCTCTATGCTTGTAGTTGCTAATGGTCCAAACATTGGGGGCAGTAGAATTCCACTTATGGATTTATCACCTCAAGACGGGAAGGTAAATAGTTTTATTTTCGATAAACAAAGTTTTACCATTCTTAATGATATATTTAAGAAACGCGATAGTATGGATTGGAATGAGATAACAAATGGTATTGACCATATTGCTGGATCTCATATTACTCTAACTACTGACCCAGCCATGAAAGTCGATGTAGATGGCGAAATTAGTTTAGAAACGCCTATTAAAATTGAAGTCTTACCGAAAGCACTTCAAATTCTTACTTTCCCTGAAAACGGCACGCAATAGTTATGATGTAACATTAAAAAGCGATTAAGATAAATGCTACGACACATATCGTAACGTTATCTTAATCGCTTATTTTTTACTTACTCTCCTAAGAAGAAAGCTTCAACATCTTTCCATCCATTAACGCGTCTAAAACGGTCTTCATTAATATTATGGGAAGCTGTGAAAATAATAGATTCACCTTCAAATATTTGTAACTGACGTGGATTGTCATCTATTAAATAATCTGTTTTTACTATATTTTTACGACCACAAAATACAAAATGCTGTGGGTCTAAGAATGGGAAGAATTCACGTAACCATTCATATTTATCATGAAATGACGTTGGCACATCCATAGCTGCAGTTGCAATGTAAACGTCATAGTGTTCAGTTAATTTCTCAACTACTTCTTGCGCATGTGGCATAACAGTTAAATTTCTAAAAAAGCCTGGCGCTCTTAAAATATCACGCACTAAACCATCATGTTCAGGAATCACATGTTTAAGCTTTTGACCATTTAATGATTCTACTGTAATGCCTAACTCTGTTTTAACGTTAACCGCTTCAATAATTGCACCTAATGTATCGGCCAATACCTCGTCCATATCAATTGCTATAGATTTTCTAGACATACTATCTCTCCCTTAATCATCACCTATATACCGTTAAAGTATAGCAAAATTTTTCATTATCGAACAGAATTCATTAATCAAGCGATGATGACACGGCTTCATAATTAAATAATGTCTATAAAAAGTTAACAATAGTTAAATTTTAAAATTGATATTGATCACCATCATTAGGAATACGTAGTTGCGTATCGAATTGATGTTGTTGTGCAAATTCATGTAACGCTTCTCTTGATAACATCCAATGATTGACTGCTTCCATATGTGTAGCAATAATGGTTGCATTAGGCGCCACTTTGGCAACGTTATACACATCTTCAGCGTCCATGACTAATGAGCCACCTTGATTAAATTGGTTGTCACCAGCATTTACCACAATGACTTCAGGTTTATATTCGTTAATAGTATCTTCTACCTCGCTATACCATACTGTATCTCCTGCAATATATAAAGTTGGTTCATCATCAGCTTTAAATACAAATCCACAAACGTTACCAGCGATTTCAAGAATTTCACCACGACCATGCTGTGCTGGTGTTTTATACACAGTCACACCCTGTAGTTCATTTACTTTTTCTAAAGCTATCACATTTTTAAAGCCAGCTTTTTTTACTTCTTCTACATCTTCATCGTTTTGTGTATAAATCTGAATGTCTTTCGGTAATAATTGTTGCGCCGCTTCATCAAAGTGATCTAAATGAAGATGTGTTAAAAATACAGCGTCCACATTTGATATAATTTCATCAGTCGACATTGGTAATTCAACTAATGGATTATTTTGATCATCTCTAGGTGCATTTGGAAAAGGTGGAAACGACCCCTTTTCACCTAACATGGGATCAATTAAAAATCGTTTATCAGCGTATTCAACTATTAATGTGGCATTTCTAACATGTATAATATTCATCAATAAACCTCCCCTTTAAAATAATTACAGTGTATCTCATAAGGATATGAAAAGAAAACAATTACTATTCAATATTAAAGCGTTAATAAATAATGATAAACCACATTAATTCATTGACATCAAAAAAATCGGGAATGGAACCGAATTCTTCTGAATTCATAGTCCCACTCCCAACTTGCTTTGCTTGTAGATATTCTTTTTTGTTGGAGCTTCGCCCTCAAGGATGGCTAGAACTGAGAAAAGCTTGATTAAAGCACCTTCTCAACCCAATCTGCTACTACAAATTTGCATTGTAGCCTTTTAATAAAAATTTGTCCCAAACTCTTGGCCGTTTCCATTTACTCAATTAGATGACATCTTGTACATAATTACTATACCTACATATCATTAATCCTTTTACTATTTATAAGACAAACTAATAATCAAAATCTTTTAATACTTCAATCATTTTATCGTTTTGTTCCGGGAAGCCGATGGTAATACGGACACCAGTTGGAAATGGACGTGTGATACACCCCACATTTAGTAACGCCTCATATAATTTTTGTGCTTTATTAGTCACAACAAATACAAAGTTCGTTTGACTAGGTAAAAAATGCTTACTTTGCGGTATACTATAGAACTTTTCGCGTTCTTTAGCATTTTTTGATGTAATTTCATGTAAATAATCTTGATCTTCTAAAGCTGCAATGGCTGCATACTCTGAAATACGTGTGACATTAAATGGTGGTCGGATGATGTTCCACTTTTCAATGGCTTCATTCGTAGCAACCACATAACCTACTCGCAACCCTGCTAAACCATATGCTTTAGAAAATGTTCTCAACAAGAATGCATTATCGAAGCGTTCTTGTAATTTCAATGTATCTGGGTAATCATCTGCAGTGACGAACTCGAAGTATGCTTCATCAATTAATACAGGTACATGACTAGGCACTTGTTCTAAAAAGTGTTCTAGTTCGTCATGGTTGAAATATGTTCCGGTTGGGTTATTCGGATTACATAACCACACTAATGCTGTATCTTCGTCTACTTCTTTAATTATTTCATCTAAATCAAATCCACCATCTTTTAATGGTACTTGAACGACTTCAGCAGATTCTACAATTGCATTGTGATAGTACTGACCAAATGTTCCTTCACTTGTTACAATCTTATCTCCAGGAGTTAACACAGCTCTTGAGATCATTAAGATAACCTCATCTAATCCTGCACCAAATAAAATTCTAGATGGATCCACATTCAAATGCTTGCTAATTGCTTTGCGTAATGATGGTGAGCCAGTCTCGGGATAATAAAATAACTCGTCTACATGTGTTTGAACAGCTTCTTTAGCTTTTGGTGAAGGTCCATATAAATTTTCATTCGAAGCAAGTTTGTGTAATTCACCTTCAATACCATGTTTCTCTTTAAGTGCTTGTGGTGACAAACCAGGTTGATAAGCTGCTAATTGATTTAATTGTTGTTTCATGTACAACCGCTCCTTTTTTCTAAAAAATAAAACACTTACTTAAATTATATACTACTTACTCTCCTATTGTGAAAATACACTTAGTTGAACATATTAATTTACTAAAGTACACCATTCATTGCTTTTTTAACTATAGGCGAAATAGCAATCAGAATGATACCAATAACTAAAGTGAATAGTCCTGAATATAAGAAGAACTCTTTCTCGCTAATAATTTTAAATAATACAACGATTTGGCTATTGATACTTTGCGCTGTGGCATTACTAAGCATCCATAATGCCATCATTTGTGCTGAAAATTTGGCTGGCGCTAACTTAGAAGTTACTGATAAACCTACTGGAGAAATAAATAACTCTCCTATTGCGATTAATAAGAAACTAAGTACTAACCAAATTGGATGAATTAATTGAGAATGCGTACTTAATGGAATGACCATAATTAAATACGATAACCCTGCAAAAATGGCACCGCCTGCAAATTTATATACTGTGCTTGGATTACGTTTACCTAATTTTGTCCATACACTCGCAAAAATAGGCGCTAAAATAATGATGAACACTGGATTGACAGATTGAAACCATGCCGCTGGAATATGAAAGTCAATGACGCCTTTTGTCAATTTAGCTAAGCTTAATTCTGTTTTTTGATCAGCAAAATTAGCTAATATCGTAGACCCTTGCTCTTGAATCATCCAAAAAGCTACTGACGTAATAAATAATGGTATGTAACTATAGATTCTTGAACGTTCTTCTTTTCGCGTTTTATGACTAGATAGCATATATATAAAGATACCTATTGGCAATACAACACCTATCAATGTCACAATGAGACTAAAACTTGATAAACTTAACGATCCCACTAATTGTAAGATAAGTAAGACAATTGCGAATACTATAATTGAAATACCAGTAATCATTGATAATTTTTTTATTTCTTCTTTACGCAGTGGATTCGGTACACTAACACCTGCTAGACCTAAACTTTTCTTGTTCGTAATTAAATACGTTACTAAACCGATAAACATCCCAATTGCAGCTATTGCGAAGCCAAAGTGAAAGCCTAAACGTGTTTGTAAATATCCCGTTGCAAACGGTGATAAGAAACTCCCCAGGTTAATACCCATGTAGAAAATCGTAAATGCCCCATCCAGTCTTTTATCATTATGGTGATATAACTCACCAACTGTTGTGGAAATGTTTGGTTTCAGCAACCCTGTACCAATAATTAAAAGTAATAAAGCAATCATTACCACCGTTAAATTACCCGGTATAGTTAATAAAATATGACCAAACATAATTAATATACCACCATAGAATAGCGCATGCCTTGTGCCTATGATTCTATCAGCGATCCATCCACCAACCGTTCCAGACATATAAATAAGTGCACCATATAGCGATACAATTTGTAATGCTGTACCTTGTGGCAAACCAAAGCCACCCTTACTAACTGAATAATAGAGATAGTAAGCTAAGATGGCTTTCATGCCATAATAACTAAATCGTTCCCAGAATTCAGTAAAGAATAGCGTACTTAACCCTTTAGGATGCCCAAAAAATCCTTTTTGAGGTACACTATCAACAATTTCTTGCCTTGAATAATGTTTTGTATTCATTTTCCCACCCCTTAATCAATACATATATTTCTAATGTATTTAAAATCTAGTGTAAATAAAAATATTTTAGATTACAACTTTATAATGATTACTCATAAAAATACACCCCAAAAAGTTAGAATTTTCGTCTACCTTTTGGGGTGCATACTCTATTAACCGTTAAACTCGATCACTATTTTACTAAACCTTCTTTTTCAAGATATTGTTTAGCTACTTTATATGGATCTTGGTTCTTAACAGTGACTTTATAATTCATTTCTTGCATCTCTTCATCCGAAATTTTACCAGCTAGTTTATTAAGAGGTTTTTTAATTTCAGGATGGTCTTTCAAGAATTTTTCTTTAAACATCGGTGCACCTTGATATGGAGGGAAGACATGTTTATCGTCTTTTAATACAACCATATTATATTGTTTTAATTCGGCATCTGTTGAATATGCATCAATTAAGTTGATGTCTCCCTTTTCAACTGCTGTATAGCGAAGTTTAGGTTCCATTTGTTTAATATTAGATATTTTTAAACCATAAGCTTTAGCAACTGCTTTATAGCCATCAGGGCGGTCATTAAATTCCATCGTGAATCCAGGTTTAAGCTTATCCTCTACTTTTTGTAGGTCCCCAATTGTTTTAATATTATTCTTCTTAGCGAAGTCTTTCTTCACTGCTAAAGCATACGTATTATTGTATTTCATAGGTTTAAGCATCGTCATATCATATTTCTTCTCAAGACTGTGCTTAGCTTGATTATATACTGCACCTTCTTTTTTAGATTTCAAGTCTTCTTTCGTCAACTCTCCTAATACAGTACCTGTAAATTCAAGATAACCATCGATGTCATCTGATTTTAAAGCATTAAAGAGGAATGACGTTTTACCCATGCCATCTTTAACATCTACCGTATCATTTGTTTCATCTTCGATTAGTATTTTATACATATTAGTGATAATTGACGGTTCTGAACCTAATTTACCCGCAAGCGTAATGTTGTCTCCTTTTTTCCCGAAAAGTGGGACAATAATAACTAGCAAGATAATCAGTATAATAACACCAATGCTAATTAATAACTTCTTATACGATAATTTCTCCATATAACGCAAAATCAAATCAAAAAGAATCGCAAGTAATGCAGCAGGAATCGCACCAATTAATATAAGTGAAGTGTTATTTCGGTCTATACCTAATAAAATGAGATCCCCTAAACCACCAGCACCAATTAATGCCGCAAGCGTTGCTGTACCAATAATGAGTACCATCGCAGTTCGAATCCCAGCCATAATAACTGGCATTGCTATAGGCAATTCAACTTTAGTAAGGCGACG from Staphylococcus taiwanensis includes the following:
- a CDS encoding IS1182 family transposase → MYKNYNMTQLTLPMETSVLIPTNDISRHVNDIVETIPDNEFDEFRHHRGATSYHPKMMLKVILYAYTQSVFSGRKIEKMLNDSIRMMWLSQNQKPSYKTINRFRVNPKVDALLESLFIQFYSQCIKQNLIDDKAIFIDGTKIEANSNRYTFVWKKSIQNHESKMNEDSKALYHELVTNKIIPEIKEDHDNELTKEEIDLIGSHLDKEIEDLNQHINNEKCTKTRKQIRLKRTKIKKYKKQINDYSERKYRYEFQKSILKDRNSYSKTDHDATFMRMKEDHMKNGQLKPGYNLQIATNSQFVLSYNVYQNPTDTRTMIPFLNSIQETYGHLPEYIVADAGYGSESNYMAIIDDFNRTPLITYGMFIKDKTKKYKSDIFNTQNWDYDEINDEFICPNNKRLGFKRYAYRHDKYGYKRDFKLYECDDCSECPLKNQCMNFNSKTNKKIMKNYNWEYFKSQINKKLSEPKTKNIYSQRKIDVEPVFGFMKAILGFTRMSVRGLNKVKRELGFVLMALNIRKVVAQRAENNQKIYKKDNFYIISIEIVFYSLIQELYVPDSYSSTYL
- a CDS encoding diacylglycerol kinase family lipid kinase → MGQKFNHGVLFYHEHSGLKDIYEGLGEVTKSLTTMCKHLSIQLSENEGDIIKYCEKIKKQEYSSDVDIVFILGGDGTVNELVNGVMANSLNIPIGIIPGGTFNDFTKTLNLNPNFGKASEQLKSSHLESYDVMKVNDTYVLNFVGLGLIVQNAENVQEGRKDIFGKLSYVGSTVKTLMNPEDFDFTLTVDDKELNGNTSMLVVANGPNIGGSRIPLMDLSPQDGKVNSFIFDKQSFTILNDIFKKRDSMDWNEITNGIDHIAGSHITLTTDPAMKVDVDGEISLETPIKIEVLPKALQILTFPENGTQ
- a CDS encoding 5'(3')-deoxyribonucleotidase, producing the protein MSRKSIAIDMDEVLADTLGAIIEAVNVKTELGITVESLNGQKLKHVIPEHDGLVRDILRAPGFFRNLTVMPHAQEVVEKLTEHYDVYIATAAMDVPTSFHDKYEWLREFFPFLDPQHFVFCGRKNIVKTDYLIDDNPRQLQIFEGESIIFTASHNINEDRFRRVNGWKDVEAFFLGE
- a CDS encoding MBL fold metallo-hydrolase, giving the protein MNIIHVRNATLIVEYADKRFLIDPMLGEKGSFPPFPNAPRDDQNNPLVELPMSTDEIISNVDAVFLTHLHLDHFDEAAQQLLPKDIQIYTQNDEDVEEVKKAGFKNVIALEKVNELQGVTVYKTPAQHGRGEILEIAGNVCGFVFKADDEPTLYIAGDTVWYSEVEDTINEYKPEVIVVNAGDNQFNQGGSLVMDAEDVYNVAKVAPNATIIATHMEAVNHWMLSREALHEFAQQHQFDTQLRIPNDGDQYQF
- the hisC gene encoding histidinol-phosphate transaminase, with translation MKQQLNQLAAYQPGLSPQALKEKHGIEGELHKLASNENLYGPSPKAKEAVQTHVDELFYYPETGSPSLRKAISKHLNVDPSRILFGAGLDEVILMISRAVLTPGDKIVTSEGTFGQYYHNAIVESAEVVQVPLKDGGFDLDEIIKEVDEDTALVWLCNPNNPTGTYFNHDELEHFLEQVPSHVPVLIDEAYFEFVTADDYPDTLKLQERFDNAFLLRTFSKAYGLAGLRVGYVVATNEAIEKWNIIRPPFNVTRISEYAAIAALEDQDYLHEITSKNAKEREKFYSIPQSKHFLPSQTNFVFVVTNKAQKLYEALLNVGCITRPFPTGVRITIGFPEQNDKMIEVLKDFDY
- a CDS encoding peptide MFS transporter → MNTKHYSRQEIVDSVPQKGFFGHPKGLSTLFFTEFWERFSYYGMKAILAYYLYYSVSKGGFGLPQGTALQIVSLYGALIYMSGTVGGWIADRIIGTRHALFYGGILIMFGHILLTIPGNLTVVMIALLLLIIGTGLLKPNISTTVGELYHHNDKRLDGAFTIFYMGINLGSFLSPFATGYLQTRLGFHFGFAIAAIGMFIGLVTYLITNKKSLGLAGVSVPNPLRKEEIKKLSMITGISIIVFAIVLLILQLVGSLSLSSFSLIVTLIGVVLPIGIFIYMLSSHKTRKEERSRIYSYIPLFITSVAFWMIQEQGSTILANFADQKTELSLAKLTKGVIDFHIPAAWFQSVNPVFIIILAPIFASVWTKLGKRNPSTVYKFAGGAIFAGLSYLIMVIPLSTHSQLIHPIWLVLSFLLIAIGELFISPVGLSVTSKLAPAKFSAQMMALWMLSNATAQSINSQIVVLFKIISEKEFFLYSGLFTLVIGIILIAISPIVKKAMNGVL
- a CDS encoding ABC transporter permease/substrate-binding protein, with the translated sequence MNELLTTLNDRKGELLRTILEHIQISFIALLIAILIAVPLGIALTKTKRLSEIVMNIAAILQTIPSLALLGLMIPIFGIGRVPAIIALVVYALLPILRNTYTGIQEVDPSLIEAAKGIGMKPIRRLTKVELPIAMPVIMAGIRTAMVLIIGTATLAALIGAGGLGDLILLGIDRNNTSLILIGAIPAALLAILFDLILRYMEKLSYKKLLISIGVIILIILLVIIVPLFGKKGDNITLAGKLGSEPSIITNMYKILIEDETNDTVDVKDGMGKTSFLFNALKSDDIDGYLEFTGTVLGELTKEDLKSKKEGAVYNQAKHSLEKKYDMTMLKPMKYNNTYALAVKKDFAKKNNIKTIGDLQKVEDKLKPGFTMEFNDRPDGYKAVAKAYGLKISNIKQMEPKLRYTAVEKGDINLIDAYSTDAELKQYNMVVLKDDKHVFPPYQGAPMFKEKFLKDHPEIKKPLNKLAGKISDEEMQEMNYKVTVKNQDPYKVAKQYLEKEGLVK